One window from the genome of [Clostridium] celerecrescens 18A encodes:
- a CDS encoding carbohydrate-binding protein, translating into MANVSIAIRNQDGKVKASVLGEDQAILVFEGEYKEGDAIVFTTDKTGTHYVVRIDDCMDESFVYLTKEEVVYTIPFGEKKISYNPEAFTGERHYLTIREAFDYEADIYRNLAKNVMDQHGDTGCFPHAFANVETRGEAVFAARNAIDGVLANESHGAWPYESWGINRQDDAEMTLDFGRPVDLDKIALYTRADFPHDNWWVKAKFTFSDGTEEVVEMEKSVKPHLFSLERKNITWLKLSDLIKADDPSPFPALTQIEVYGKDSK; encoded by the coding sequence ATGGCGAATGTATCAATAGCGATAAGAAACCAGGATGGTAAAGTAAAAGCATCCGTATTGGGAGAGGATCAGGCAATCCTCGTGTTTGAAGGAGAATACAAAGAAGGAGATGCCATCGTATTCACAACTGATAAAACAGGCACTCATTATGTGGTACGCATTGATGACTGCATGGATGAGTCCTTTGTTTATCTGACAAAGGAGGAAGTGGTTTATACCATACCCTTTGGTGAGAAAAAGATTTCCTATAACCCGGAAGCCTTTACTGGGGAGCGTCATTATCTGACCATTCGGGAAGCCTTTGACTATGAGGCAGACATTTACAGGAACCTGGCAAAGAATGTCATGGACCAGCACGGAGATACAGGCTGTTTCCCTCATGCCTTTGCCAATGTGGAAACCAGAGGAGAAGCGGTGTTTGCGGCGCGCAATGCCATTGACGGCGTTCTCGCCAACGAATCCCATGGTGCATGGCCATATGAATCCTGGGGAATCAATCGTCAGGATGATGCAGAAATGACCCTGGACTTTGGCCGGCCTGTAGATTTAGATAAGATTGCTTTGTATACACGCGCAGATTTCCCACATGATAACTGGTGGGTGAAAGCCAAGTTTACGTTTTCCGACGGAACGGAAGAGGTAGTGGAAATGGAAAAGAGCGTGAAACCTCATCTGTTTTCTTTGGAGAGAAAGAATATCACATGGCTGAAATTAAGCGACTTAATAAAAGCAGATGATCCTTCCCCATTTCCGGCCCTCACTCAGATTGAGGTATACGGAAAAGATTCTAAATAA
- a CDS encoding gluconate 5-dehydrogenase, which yields MNLANQFSLDGKVALVTGASYGIGFAIAKGLAAAGATIVFNDIKQELVDKGIAAYKEEGIKAHGYVCDVTDENGVNAMVAQIEKEVGVIDILVNNAGIIKRIPMCDMTAEQFRQVIDVDLNAPFIVAKAVIPSMIKKGHGKIINICSMMSELGRETVSAYAAAKGGLKMLTKNIASEYGEFNIQCNGIGPGYIATPQTAPLRETQADGSRHPFDQFIIAKTPAGRWGEAEDLSGPAVFLSSDASNFVNGHILYVDGGILAYIGKQPQ from the coding sequence ATGAATTTAGCAAACCAGTTTTCCCTTGATGGAAAAGTTGCATTAGTCACAGGCGCTTCCTATGGCATTGGATTTGCCATTGCAAAAGGTCTTGCAGCAGCAGGCGCAACCATTGTTTTTAATGATATCAAACAGGAATTAGTTGATAAGGGAATTGCAGCATATAAGGAAGAGGGAATTAAGGCTCATGGTTATGTATGTGACGTTACCGATGAAAATGGCGTAAATGCTATGGTAGCTCAGATCGAGAAGGAGGTCGGCGTGATCGACATCCTGGTAAACAATGCAGGTATAATCAAGCGTATCCCTATGTGCGATATGACCGCCGAACAGTTCAGACAGGTAATTGACGTTGATTTGAACGCTCCATTTATCGTTGCCAAGGCAGTTATTCCGTCTATGATTAAAAAAGGCCACGGAAAGATCATTAACATCTGCTCCATGATGTCCGAGCTTGGCCGTGAGACCGTATCCGCATATGCAGCTGCAAAGGGCGGACTTAAGATGCTGACTAAGAACATAGCATCTGAGTACGGTGAATTCAACATTCAGTGTAACGGCATTGGACCTGGTTACATCGCAACTCCTCAGACAGCACCGCTGCGCGAGACTCAGGCTGATGGTTCCAGACATCCATTTGACCAGTTCATTATTGCCAAGACTCCGGCAGGACGCTGGGGAGAAGCAGAGGATCTTTCAGGTCCAGCAGTATTCCTTTCCTCTGACGCTTCCAACTTTGTTAACGGACATATCCTGTACGTGGATGGCGGTATCTTAGCTTACATTGGCAAACAGCCACAGTAA
- a CDS encoding RNA polymerase sigma factor: MTDFNEIYHLYFKDVYKYVLSISRDEMIAEEITQETFFKALKNIDKFDGKCKIYVWLCQIAKNTFFTYRKKEKYHEDLTEAEDIHVDSTIEQSLLSKESVFNIHKELHSLGEPYKEVFMLRVFGDLSFSQIGSLFERTESWARVTYHRAKMKLKEKIECE; the protein is encoded by the coding sequence GTGACGGACTTCAATGAAATATATCATCTTTACTTTAAGGATGTTTATAAGTATGTTTTGTCAATAAGTAGGGATGAAATGATTGCGGAAGAAATAACACAAGAGACATTTTTTAAGGCTTTAAAAAATATCGATAAATTTGATGGGAAGTGCAAGATCTATGTGTGGTTATGTCAGATAGCAAAAAATACATTCTTCACTTACAGAAAGAAAGAAAAGTATCATGAGGACTTGACTGAGGCGGAAGATATTCATGTTGATTCAACGATTGAGCAGAGCCTTTTATCGAAAGAATCTGTATTTAACATTCACAAAGAACTTCATAGCCTAGGCGAACCCTATAAGGAAGTTTTTATGCTGCGAGTATTTGGAGATTTATCCTTTTCACAGATAGGCAGCTTATTTGAAAGAACAGAAAGCTGGGCTAGGGTCACTTACCATCGAGCTAAAATGAAATTAAAGGAGAAAATAGAATGCGAATAA
- a CDS encoding ribonucleoside triphosphate reductase codes for MLKVMKRDGAEADFDLSKVKEAMKKAFTATEKYYTDSIVELLALRVSSDFKDKMKEGLIAVEDIQDSVEKVLEETGYTDVAKAYILYRKQREKIRSLGATTLDYKDVVDNYVKVEDWHVKENSTVTYSVGGLILNNSGAVTANYWLSEIYDKEIADAYHRGDIHIHDLSMLTGYSCGWSLKKLLLDGLGGITGKITASPAKHLATLCNQMVNFLGIMQNEWAASQSFSSFDTYLAPFVRADGLTYDKVKKCMEAFVFGVNTPSRWGTQAPFSHISLDLTVPEDMREEKAIVGGRRMDYTYGDCQTEMDMINRAFLETMLAGDAGGMGFQYPIPVYGLSEDFDWSDTENNRLLFTLASHYGTPYFSNYIRGGQVPGDVRISYHGVTPDLTKLRNKSGGFFGYGENTGSIGVVTINLSRIGFLSADESDFYRRLDQVADIAARSLKIKRDVIGRLLKNGLYPYTACYLENLENHFSSIGVIGMNEAGLNASWLKSGMESQRTRDFAADVLMHLKKKLIGYQLEYGDLYCLEATPAESAAYRLAMIDKKEFPEIKTGGMAGDVPYYTNSTKLPSDFGGTLKEVLENQNTVQPLYTAGNVFSVYMEQEAEDWKRIRDSLRKMAENYDIPYMTFTPVYSICQTCGYLSGREETCPKCGKQTDVYSRIAGYYRPVHDWNEGKLQEFKNRKMMMLED; via the coding sequence ATGTTAAAGGTTATGAAAAGGGATGGCGCGGAAGCGGACTTTGATTTATCAAAGGTCAAGGAAGCCATGAAAAAGGCATTTACTGCAACCGAAAAGTATTATACGGATAGCATTGTGGAATTGCTGGCTTTAAGGGTTTCCTCTGATTTTAAGGATAAGATGAAAGAAGGGCTGATTGCTGTAGAGGATATCCAGGACAGCGTGGAAAAGGTGCTGGAAGAGACTGGATATACGGATGTGGCTAAGGCCTATATCCTGTACCGGAAACAGAGAGAAAAGATCAGGAGCCTGGGAGCAACGACGCTTGATTATAAGGATGTGGTGGATAACTACGTAAAGGTAGAGGACTGGCATGTAAAGGAGAATTCTACGGTGACCTATTCCGTGGGAGGTCTGATCCTTAACAATTCCGGAGCGGTGACGGCAAATTACTGGCTTTCTGAAATTTACGATAAAGAGATCGCAGATGCTTATCACAGAGGCGATATCCATATCCATGACCTTTCCATGTTAACAGGATACAGCTGCGGCTGGTCTTTAAAAAAGCTTCTGCTGGACGGGCTTGGAGGGATAACCGGAAAGATTACGGCCTCTCCTGCAAAGCATCTGGCAACTCTTTGCAATCAGATGGTCAATTTTCTCGGAATCATGCAGAATGAATGGGCTGCTTCCCAGTCCTTCTCATCCTTTGATACATACCTTGCACCTTTTGTCAGGGCAGATGGACTTACCTATGACAAGGTTAAAAAATGCATGGAGGCTTTTGTGTTTGGTGTAAATACGCCAAGCCGCTGGGGAACCCAGGCACCGTTTTCCCATATTTCCCTGGATTTAACGGTTCCTGAGGATATGAGAGAGGAAAAGGCCATTGTCGGGGGGCGGCGAATGGACTATACCTACGGGGACTGCCAGACTGAGATGGATATGATAAACCGGGCGTTTTTAGAAACCATGCTGGCCGGAGATGCAGGCGGTATGGGATTTCAGTATCCGATACCGGTTTATGGGCTGTCTGAGGATTTTGACTGGTCGGACACAGAGAATAACCGCCTATTATTTACTCTGGCATCTCATTATGGAACACCTTACTTTTCCAACTATATCAGGGGCGGTCAGGTACCGGGGGATGTGAGAATCTCCTATCATGGCGTTACCCCGGATCTTACAAAGCTTCGCAATAAGTCAGGAGGATTTTTCGGATATGGAGAGAATACCGGGTCCATTGGTGTTGTCACCATAAATCTTTCACGGATCGGATTTTTATCCGCAGATGAATCAGACTTTTATAGACGTCTGGATCAGGTGGCGGATATAGCGGCCAGATCCTTAAAGATTAAACGGGATGTTATCGGCAGACTTTTAAAGAATGGGCTTTATCCTTACACGGCCTGTTATCTGGAAAACCTGGAAAACCACTTTTCTTCCATAGGCGTGATTGGAATGAATGAGGCAGGGCTTAACGCTTCCTGGCTAAAATCTGGAATGGAATCTCAAAGGACAAGAGATTTTGCAGCGGATGTGCTGATGCATTTAAAAAAGAAGCTGATCGGTTATCAATTGGAGTATGGAGATTTGTACTGCCTGGAAGCGACTCCGGCGGAATCGGCAGCCTACCGTCTGGCAATGATTGATAAGAAGGAATTTCCGGAGATTAAGACAGGCGGAATGGCAGGAGATGTCCCTTATTATACCAACAGCACCAAGCTCCCCTCTGATTTTGGAGGAACACTTAAAGAAGTTCTTGAAAACCAGAATACGGTCCAGCCTCTTTATACGGCCGGCAACGTATTTTCCGTCTATATGGAACAGGAAGCAGAAGACTGGAAAAGGATCCGGGACTCTTTGAGGAAGATGGCAGAGAATTACGATATTCCATATATGACCTTTACACCGGTATATTCCATCTGCCAGACCTGCGGGTATCTTTCCGGAAGAGAGGAGACCTGTCCGAAATGCGGGAAACAGACAGACGTATACAGCCGGATCGCCGGATATTACCGTCCCGTACATGACTGGAATGAAGGAAAACTCCAGGAATTTAAAAATCGGAAAATGATGATGTTGGAAGACTGA
- a CDS encoding S8 family peptidase, with product MKKILDENYYDLIVENTMSPMNNEDVTPLNETHHILHVSTSKINICGQNQIPYYYLPDLYTPISIIDRNKVNKESFRFSSEPALHGKDIIIGVIGTGIDYQHPAFLNNKKKTRIISIWDQSEQSGTIPAGFTFGSEYTGETINQALTLNDPLSIVPSTDTNGHGTAIASIIAGSPDSNQSFSGIVPESEFLIVKLKEAKENLKQLFLVPDDSLCFQETDLILGIRYLITVSQNLNRPLVICIALGSNQGGHDGISPISTFLNGIAKLPNIGVAIATGDEANKERHYFGYAFSEPYYHDIQLNVGSSDKLFSMEIWPYAPSSLSIEIISPLGESTSTIYPSFACNEFAFEQSRSILFVNNFVFQSGRRNPLILIRFKNPYPGTWYLRILGVETTPFSFHAWLPSGTLISDGTYFMNADPDTTITAPGNTTDPLTVAAYNQINNSILTDSGRGYTRLRVIKPDIAAPGYQIPCAVPENQYGMISGTGAAVGYAAGAIAVALEWASIEINYINLNGNQIRGLLTFNALRDPGVTYPNNIWGYGRLDIQNLLNMLLST from the coding sequence ATGAAAAAAATTCTGGATGAAAATTATTACGACTTGATTGTTGAAAATACAATGAGTCCGATGAACAATGAAGATGTAACCCCATTGAATGAGACGCATCATATACTACATGTTAGTACATCTAAAATAAATATCTGTGGCCAAAACCAGATTCCTTATTATTATTTACCTGATCTATATACCCCGATATCGATAATTGACAGAAATAAAGTAAATAAAGAAAGCTTTCGGTTTAGTTCTGAACCTGCTTTGCATGGGAAAGATATTATTATTGGTGTTATAGGCACAGGGATTGATTATCAGCATCCAGCGTTTCTTAATAATAAGAAGAAGACACGTATCATTTCTATATGGGATCAGTCAGAACAAAGTGGCACGATTCCTGCGGGTTTTACATTTGGAAGTGAATATACTGGAGAAACGATTAATCAGGCATTGACATTAAATGATCCATTGTCCATAGTTCCCTCCACAGACACAAACGGGCATGGAACAGCGATTGCCAGCATTATCGCTGGCAGTCCCGATTCCAATCAGTCTTTTAGTGGTATTGTACCGGAATCTGAATTTTTGATTGTGAAGCTAAAGGAAGCAAAAGAAAATCTTAAACAGTTATTTTTGGTTCCAGATGATTCTTTGTGCTTTCAAGAGACAGATTTAATACTTGGAATAAGGTATTTAATTACTGTATCTCAGAACTTAAATCGTCCTTTAGTTATATGCATTGCATTAGGGAGTAATCAAGGCGGCCATGATGGAATTAGCCCTATCAGTACTTTTTTAAACGGCATTGCAAAATTGCCAAATATTGGAGTTGCTATAGCGACAGGAGATGAAGCAAACAAGGAAAGGCATTATTTTGGCTATGCTTTTTCTGAGCCTTATTATCATGATATTCAATTGAATGTAGGGAGCAGTGACAAATTATTTTCTATGGAAATTTGGCCATATGCGCCAAGCAGCTTATCTATTGAGATCATATCGCCTTTGGGGGAATCTACATCAACTATTTATCCTTCGTTTGCCTGTAATGAGTTTGCTTTTGAGCAAAGCCGGAGTATTCTTTTTGTAAACAATTTTGTTTTTCAGAGTGGCAGAAGAAATCCATTAATTTTAATACGTTTTAAAAATCCTTATCCAGGAACTTGGTATTTACGTATTTTAGGTGTAGAAACTACACCGTTTTCTTTTCATGCGTGGTTACCTTCTGGAACTTTGATATCTGACGGGACCTATTTCATGAATGCAGATCCGGATACTACGATAACTGCACCAGGAAATACGACGGATCCCTTAACCGTTGCAGCCTATAATCAAATCAATAATAGCATATTAACTGATTCAGGAAGAGGTTATACCAGGTTACGTGTCATTAAGCCCGATATAGCGGCTCCTGGTTACCAGATACCGTGTGCTGTTCCAGAGAATCAGTATGGAATGATCAGCGGAACCGGAGCAGCTGTTGGATATGCAGCGGGTGCCATTGCGGTAGCCTTGGAGTGGGCAAGTATAGAAATAAATTATATCAATTTAAATGGGAATCAAATTAGAGGGCTGTTAACGTTTAATGCTCTGCGTGATCCGGGAGTAACTTACCCAAATAATATATGGGGATATGGAAGATTAGATATTCAAAATTTATTAAATATGCTTTTAAGTACTTAA
- a CDS encoding ROK family protein — protein sequence MRLGALEAGGTKMVCAIGNENGDIFERISIPTETPEITMPKLIEYFKDKEIEALGIGCFGPIDLNRNSETYGYITTTPKLAWANYNIVGVLKKALKVPVGFDTDVNGSALGEATWGITKGLENSMYITIGTGIGAGIITNGILLHGMLHPEGGHLLLAKHPDDDYEGKCPYHKTCMEGLASGPAIEARWGKKGAELADRKEVWELEAYYIAQALVDYIMILSPQRIILGGGVMHQEHIMPLVREEVKRQLAGYIKTKELEDIEHYIVLPSLNDNQGIMGALKLAINEYELENRG from the coding sequence ATGAGACTTGGAGCATTAGAGGCAGGCGGAACAAAGATGGTTTGTGCCATTGGTAATGAAAACGGTGACATTTTTGAACGTATTTCCATACCTACTGAGACACCGGAGATCACCATGCCGAAGCTTATCGAGTATTTTAAAGATAAAGAAATAGAAGCCCTGGGGATCGGCTGCTTCGGCCCTATTGACTTAAACAGGAATTCGGAGACCTATGGCTACATCACCACTACACCAAAGCTTGCCTGGGCTAACTATAACATTGTAGGAGTCTTAAAAAAAGCCCTTAAGGTCCCGGTCGGGTTTGACACAGATGTGAATGGATCTGCTTTGGGGGAAGCTACCTGGGGTATTACAAAGGGTCTGGAAAACAGTATGTATATCACCATTGGAACCGGTATCGGGGCTGGAATCATCACCAATGGAATACTGCTTCATGGCATGCTGCATCCGGAAGGAGGCCACTTGCTGCTGGCAAAGCATCCGGATGATGACTATGAGGGAAAATGTCCTTATCACAAGACATGTATGGAAGGCCTGGCCTCAGGACCTGCCATAGAAGCCCGGTGGGGGAAGAAAGGTGCAGAGCTGGCTGACCGGAAAGAAGTGTGGGAATTAGAAGCATATTACATCGCTCAGGCTCTGGTAGATTATATTATGATTCTTTCTCCTCAGCGCATTATTCTGGGCGGAGGAGTCATGCATCAGGAACATATAATGCCTTTGGTAAGAGAAGAAGTGAAGCGCCAGTTGGCCGGATATATCAAGACAAAGGAACTTGAAGACATTGAGCATTACATCGTTCTTCCCAGCTTAAATGATAACCAGGGAATCATGGGAGCATTGAAGCTGGCTATCAATGAATATGAGCTGGAAAATAGAGGGTAA
- a CDS encoding cell division protein FtsA gives MDNRHSILTDTLPDQAVFALDIGTRSIIGMVGMPDGDRIHIVAIERAEHTKRAMIDGQIEDIEQVAKIAGQVKDRLEKKLGCRLDKVSVAAAGRALRTESVTYEMELSRPQKIDIESVSRLEAGAISEAEKLFMNREDKDSDRQFYLVGYTVSRYYLDNYMISNLIDHHGRVLKADIIATFLPTEVVESLYAAMNKIGLEVASLTLEPIAAINAAIPQNIRLLNLAMVDIGAGTSDIAVCRDGCVTGYTMAILAGDEITETIMKEYLVDFDTAEKIKSEIDEGAEIHFTDILGFEQIITRESIFECIKEASSRLCEEISAKILEVNGGMPSAVFLAGGGSRLSGLKEGIVEHLKIDPKRVAIAGNNFKINAYSDEYDLENPEFATPLGIVISAGFSIVNDSFRVILNDRPAKLFRNGSFTVMDVLMMNGYNYQDMIGRSGQNLVVSVNGKRTVFYGEKAEPSVLTLNGEKTQLSDPVNTEDWIVFIPATRGKNASAMLSDVAELGKGNKVLVNGEEAKGDVPLEPGDSIVIETTAAEIKEEQEEADSSVHKSATGTDPDREADNKQGEKSRESKGKITFFLNNNPLTLPLKPDHRPYYLMDMLEYSGLDFKNVTGQVILEVNGESGYFQQELHSRDNIMIYQVK, from the coding sequence ATGGATAACAGACATAGTATTTTGACAGACACACTTCCGGATCAGGCTGTTTTCGCTCTGGATATAGGAACCCGGAGCATCATCGGTATGGTGGGCATGCCTGACGGGGACAGAATTCATATCGTTGCCATAGAGAGAGCCGAGCACACAAAACGGGCGATGATTGACGGCCAGATCGAGGATATTGAACAAGTGGCAAAGATTGCAGGCCAGGTCAAGGACAGGCTGGAGAAAAAGCTTGGGTGCAGGCTTGATAAGGTCTCTGTAGCTGCCGCCGGAAGAGCGCTGAGGACTGAAAGCGTGACTTATGAGATGGAACTCTCCAGACCTCAGAAGATCGATATAGAATCCGTCAGCCGCCTGGAGGCAGGTGCAATCAGCGAAGCAGAAAAATTATTTATGAATAGAGAAGACAAGGATTCGGACCGGCAGTTTTACCTGGTTGGATATACGGTAAGCCGCTATTATCTGGATAACTACATGATATCCAATCTGATCGATCATCATGGACGGGTATTAAAAGCCGATATTATAGCAACCTTTCTTCCCACAGAGGTGGTGGAAAGCCTTTATGCGGCCATGAATAAAATTGGTCTGGAGGTAGCGAGCCTTACTTTGGAGCCCATTGCCGCCATCAATGCTGCAATCCCTCAGAATATCCGCCTTTTGAACCTGGCAATGGTGGATATAGGGGCAGGGACCTCAGATATTGCTGTCTGCAGGGACGGCTGCGTGACCGGCTATACCATGGCCATACTTGCAGGAGACGAGATTACCGAGACCATTATGAAGGAGTATCTGGTTGATTTTGATACTGCAGAAAAGATCAAGTCAGAGATCGACGAAGGCGCAGAGATTCATTTTACAGATATCCTGGGATTTGAACAAATTATCACGCGGGAATCCATCTTCGAGTGCATCAAAGAAGCGTCCTCCAGGCTTTGCGAGGAGATATCAGCAAAAATTCTGGAGGTAAACGGCGGGATGCCGTCGGCAGTATTTCTGGCAGGGGGAGGAAGCAGGCTCTCCGGTCTAAAAGAGGGGATTGTAGAGCATTTAAAGATTGACCCCAAACGGGTTGCCATTGCCGGCAACAATTTTAAAATCAATGCGTATTCGGATGAGTATGATCTTGAGAATCCTGAATTTGCAACTCCTCTCGGAATCGTTATATCCGCAGGCTTCAGCATTGTCAATGACAGCTTCCGCGTTATTTTAAATGACAGGCCGGCCAAGCTCTTTCGAAACGGCAGCTTTACTGTTATGGATGTGCTGATGATGAACGGCTACAATTATCAGGATATGATCGGGCGTTCCGGTCAGAATCTTGTGGTGAGCGTCAATGGAAAACGAACAGTCTTTTATGGAGAGAAAGCAGAGCCGTCTGTCTTAACGCTCAATGGAGAAAAGACCCAGCTTTCTGATCCCGTAAATACGGAGGACTGGATCGTATTCATCCCAGCCACCCGCGGAAAAAATGCTTCGGCAATGCTCTCTGATGTGGCGGAGCTTGGGAAAGGGAACAAAGTGCTGGTAAACGGTGAGGAGGCGAAGGGAGATGTGCCCTTGGAACCCGGTGACAGCATTGTAATAGAAACAACAGCGGCTGAAATAAAAGAAGAGCAGGAGGAAGCCGATTCCAGCGTTCATAAGTCAGCCACCGGCACAGATCCAGACCGTGAGGCAGATAACAAGCAGGGAGAAAAGAGCCGTGAGAGCAAAGGGAAAATCACGTTCTTTCTGAATAACAACCCTCTGACTCTTCCCTTAAAGCCAGACCATCGTCCTTATTATCTGATGGACATGCTGGAATATTCAGGACTGGATTTTAAAAACGTAACCGGACAGGTGATATTAGAAGTAAATGGGGAAAGCGGATATTTTCAGCAGGAATTACATAGCAGGGACAACATCATGATCTATCAGGTCAAATAG
- a CDS encoding DUF3955 domain-containing protein, with translation MRITCEVIKDLLPLYHDNVCSKDSCKLVEEHLSTCEKCRDELKKINIEIKTVNNMEDVKVMNNIAKKWKQDRFSSFIAGIFLFSIIASVGCVVAYNLIGCYVTAEGFLVEPFALIPLSYLFGLSALSSGVILGITAIKRRMVNAK, from the coding sequence ATGCGAATAACCTGCGAAGTAATAAAGGACCTGCTCCCATTATATCACGATAATGTATGTAGTAAGGATAGCTGCAAATTAGTTGAAGAGCACTTATCAACCTGTGAAAAGTGCCGTGACGAATTGAAGAAGATCAACATAGAGATAAAAACGGTTAATAATATGGAGGATGTAAAAGTTATGAATAATATTGCAAAGAAATGGAAACAGGATAGATTTTCCTCCTTTATCGCTGGCATATTCCTTTTTTCTATTATTGCCAGTGTGGGGTGCGTGGTGGCATATAATTTAATCGGCTGTTATGTGACTGCAGAAGGATTTCTGGTAGAACCGTTTGCTTTGATTCCGCTATCCTACTTATTTGGACTGTCTGCATTGTCGTCAGGTGTTATTCTGGGGATTACGGCTATAAAAAGGCGCATGGTAAATGCTAAATAA
- a CDS encoding type I phosphomannose isomerase catalytic subunit — translation MELLFLEPVFIEAIWGGTRLRDVFGYEIPSETTGECWAISAHENGECKIAGGIYDGRRLSDLWKEKPEIFGNYPGDKFPLLVKIIDAKKDLSIQVHPDDLYAKTHENGSLGKTECWYILDCEPGTEIAIGHHARDREEMETMIRDHRWKEFIRTVPIKKGDFFQIEPGCLHAIKGGTLVFETQQSSDITYRVYDYDRLSNGKPRQLHVEQSIDNIRAPFKEEQADPITEKVPGAVHTHLVTCKFYSVDKYDIDGVFTKEFGNYFTNVSVISGKGSVNGIPLEAGQHFIVPAKSGECRFEGKMSIICSNPE, via the coding sequence ATGGAACTTTTGTTTCTGGAGCCTGTGTTTATAGAGGCAATCTGGGGAGGCACCAGACTTCGTGATGTATTTGGCTATGAGATACCAAGCGAAACAACCGGGGAATGCTGGGCGATCAGTGCTCATGAGAATGGGGAATGTAAAATTGCGGGAGGTATCTATGACGGCAGGCGGCTTAGCGACCTGTGGAAGGAGAAACCGGAGATATTCGGGAATTATCCCGGAGACAAGTTCCCCCTTTTGGTTAAGATTATTGATGCAAAAAAGGATTTGAGTATCCAGGTTCATCCCGATGATTTATATGCAAAAACCCATGAAAACGGCTCCCTTGGAAAAACAGAGTGCTGGTATATTCTGGACTGTGAGCCGGGAACTGAGATTGCGATCGGCCATCATGCCAGGGATCGGGAAGAGATGGAAACCATGATACGGGATCACCGGTGGAAGGAGTTTATCCGAACTGTTCCAATCAAAAAAGGAGACTTTTTCCAGATCGAGCCTGGCTGTCTGCATGCCATCAAGGGTGGGACCCTTGTATTTGAGACCCAGCAGAGCAGCGATATCACGTACCGTGTATATGACTATGACCGTTTATCCAATGGAAAACCAAGGCAGCTTCATGTGGAGCAGAGCATTGACAATATAAGGGCGCCTTTTAAGGAAGAACAGGCTGATCCGATAACAGAGAAAGTACCAGGCGCGGTGCACACTCATTTAGTGACCTGTAAGTTTTACTCCGTAGATAAATATGATATTGACGGTGTCTTTACAAAAGAATTCGGAAATTATTTTACCAATGTAAGTGTAATAAGCGGTAAAGGATCGGTAAACGGGATTCCTTTGGAGGCAGGACAGCATTTCATCGTACCGGCAAAAAGCGGAGAGTGCAGATTTGAGGGAAAGATGTCTATCATCTGTTCCAATCCAGAGTAA
- a CDS encoding GntR family transcriptional regulator, which yields MEGKTKTYKNRGELVFETLKQEILDLELKPGQIIGENEICERFGVSRTPVREAVRRLQEQGFVNSVPYSGTQVTLLNLDTIKQMIYMRVAVETMVMRDFVNMATPLWMEEVRYLIRKQQALIQEKGFEPEQFYRMDAQMHAIWYQATGKQKLWDMIQAQQLHYTRFRMLDFVTETDFTRIIREHTELFELLEKKDINGLERSLREHLYYSMKRMKYQIEVEYKDYFEQEEQED from the coding sequence ATGGAAGGAAAGACCAAAACCTATAAAAACCGCGGTGAGTTGGTGTTTGAAACATTAAAGCAGGAGATTCTGGATCTGGAATTAAAGCCTGGACAGATCATCGGCGAAAATGAAATTTGTGAACGGTTTGGCGTATCCCGGACGCCTGTCAGGGAAGCAGTGAGAAGGCTTCAGGAACAGGGTTTTGTCAATTCGGTGCCATATTCCGGCACACAGGTAACGCTTTTGAATCTGGATACGATTAAGCAGATGATATACATGCGTGTTGCGGTGGAAACCATGGTCATGCGGGATTTTGTGAATATGGCGACGCCTCTCTGGATGGAAGAAGTCCGGTATCTGATCCGCAAGCAGCAGGCTCTGATTCAGGAAAAGGGATTTGAACCGGAGCAGTTTTACCGTATGGATGCACAGATGCATGCCATTTGGTATCAGGCTACCGGCAAACAAAAACTTTGGGATATGATACAGGCCCAACAGTTACATTACACAAGGTTCCGTATGCTCGATTTTGTAACTGAAACGGATTTTACCAGAATCATCAGGGAGCACACAGAGCTTTTTGAACTGCTGGAGAAAAAGGACATCAATGGCCTGGAGCGGTCCCTCAGAGAACATCTGTATTACAGTATGAAGAGAATGAAGTATCAGATAGAAGTAGAATATAAAGACTATTTTGAGCAGGAAGAGCAGGAGGACTGA